In one Dreissena polymorpha isolate Duluth1 chromosome 7, UMN_Dpol_1.0, whole genome shotgun sequence genomic region, the following are encoded:
- the LOC127839575 gene encoding uncharacterized protein LOC127839575: protein MEHKRTQSTQNNGTDSNGECSESTDMFTLASQIDSSLNSKIKTLLKDVTVFNACLQFFNSDILVPVGSSQDGSKVNVPGDGGDVDILLISKTVVLDESLLEYDRRYPAFLRVRGDNTHSKLFKWKRLVEGVYVPVNVLKNLERRIYGLMRFFVSAISRPGISSEGECLNTFKESAVGLEIAALDGSDALSIADIPENRVNQWKIILKAGQEWPENG from the exons ATGGAGCATAAACGTACACAAAGTACACAAAATAATGGCACTGATTCAAACGGTGAATGTTCAGAATCGACGGATATGTTCACATTAGCGAGCCAGATTGATTCTAGTTTAAACTCGAAGATTAAGACCTTACTCAAGGACGTCACTGTTTTCAATGCGTGTTTACAG TTCTTCAACAGCGACATCTTGGTACCAGTGGGCAGTTCTCAAGATGGATCGAAAGTTAACGTGCCTGGTGACGGGGGAGACGTGGATATTTTACTTATTTCAAAAACCGTGGTTCTTGATGAATCGTTATTGGAATACGACCGCCGTTACCCCGCATTTCTGAGAGTTCGAGGCGATAACACACACTCGAAATTGTTCAAATGGAAACGTTTAGTCGAAGGTGTGTACGTACCAGTAAACGTTTTGAAGAATCTCGAACGTAGAATATATGGTTTAATGAGGTTTTTTGTTAGCGCAATCTCCCGTCCGGGTATATCGTCAGAAGGAGAATGCCTAAACACTTTCAAAGAATCCGCAGTCGGTTTGGAGATTGCAGCACTTGATGGGTCGGATGCGTTGAGTATTGCGGACATTCCCGAAAATAGGGTCAACCAATGGAAAATTATTCTGAA GGCTGGCCAAGAGTGGCCAGAGAATGGATAA